Proteins from one Panicum virgatum strain AP13 chromosome 7K, P.virgatum_v5, whole genome shotgun sequence genomic window:
- the LOC120640191 gene encoding uncharacterized protein LOC120640191 has translation MDPIDWDDIVEFEGPAHELEYDMVWNDGIEGAFFSLISVFPSLNSFYVLISIILSITDQAGHEDVMQADAVQADAVQGDGVHVSPDMVSLTFLQGASTFLERASTATVEGSSANKRRFYSDDLKISIYLELLAKTDPPILRRGVSKGVARKFDVPLRVVQSIWKNGQAGGINGIVNKWARNCGRKRIEIDMESIKNVPLRQRTTFKDLADALGVKKSTLHNLQRRLFLSAH, from the exons ATGGATCCCATAGATTGGGATGACATTGTAGAGTTTGAAGGCCCTGCTCATGAACTTGAGTATGACATGGTTTGGAACGATGGAATCGAAGGTGCTTTTTTCAGTCTGATTTCTGTTTTCCCAAGCCTTAATTCTTTCTATGTTCTGATTTCAATCATTCTTTCCATTACAGACCAAGCCGGTCACGAGGATGTCATGCAAGCAGATGCCGTGCAAGCAGATGCCGTGCAAGGAGATGGTGTGCATGTATCTCCAG ACATGGTCTCATTAACATTTCTGCAAGGTGCATCAACATTTCTGGAACGTGCATCAACAGCAACAGTTGAAG GTTCTAGTGCCAACAAAAGGAGATTCTATTCGGATGATTTAAAGATCTCCATATACCTAGAGTTATTGGCAAAAACTGATCCTCCTATTTTACGTCGTGGGGTTTCTAAGGGAGTTGCACGTAAATTTGATGTGCCTCTAAGAGTTGTGCAGTCCATTTGGAAAAACGGACAAGCTGGTGGAATAAATGGTATTGTAAACAAGTGGGCCAGGAATTGTGgtagaaaaagaatagaaataGACATGGAATCCATAAAAAATGTGCCTCTTAGGCAGCGCACCACTTTTAAGGATCTTGCTGATGCATTAGGTGTTAAGAAGAGCACACTTCATAACCTTCAAAGAAGGCTATTTTTGTCGGCACACTAA